From Drosophila nasuta strain 15112-1781.00 chromosome X, ASM2355853v1, whole genome shotgun sequence, one genomic window encodes:
- the LOC132795757 gene encoding pneumococcal serine-rich repeat protein isoform X1 — protein MSQGGITSLLIAAQFIEQQEKLKHAVGLHFINDSNNGYNSSSSSISSESIVNNNNNSASQLNRNSTPAAAAAANTTSATTTTTPANVNGHNGLTNGTAAALSNSSSNTNGQSSPRSQLVVTHDYEYVGNNGITTTNGQLESTGGRSSEGRAIVSEDENSSSNLNSNSNSFSLPSQQQQQVARATPTAAAAATATTTAATKLAGRFDGSAFVVLAPGTGSGSGSGSGSGSATPSTLTSTPVQVQQQQQQPIAATLKHKWATTATAAASELPRKYFMLDAKGAFATATANATANATATATANATATTTSAATPAAAATTAAALSTSLIGLANFPRQVIVHKSQIPLTPPPVATRKVVEPARIRSYSMSSHKLSAQTQSVLIGGSEDAHMSFVGSASAQRSANSANSAAYRQILNAQQQQQQAAAAAAAVSSSAPVTGSQLTAHGGRRRTISSNSNGAGTRDMHNKLEKNRRFHLKCCYEVLKNELPLKDEDRKKTSNLTILDKAHKYVKQLSKSASDQEAQIEQLAKQKIELQKRLNSLRRPADSQSIPQNDKDEAVCLATTATTSASLSPASGSGSAGGRNAAPPILFDGTTATVCATGLQTGVPTTTMSSVISKSNASKHNTNTNGNGNSINSNAAVSYQLNPAAAAAAAVAIGALKNSKSNGSISNGNINGNINSNSNNVTSAAVSYSQNQSPATVVAMGLLKNSSSLLTSNNHSSSNHSGSNSSSSSNGSPIATSTSQQSSPAGSPNVVVGATNNNSNNTTLMTTTRGSPTPSTPSPSPSSSSSGVSSSASFIGSSSSSSSSSSSSSSSSSSSSSSSSSSSSSSAGSSPPTHTQSATTTTTTHLLGATRSANIKFHASGPGGALNGGATIVTATAPSAATVAAANAHSAGFHQADKDRNYNFLIRSGTAAQ, from the exons ATGTCACAGGGCGGCATTACATCGCTACTGATAGCTGCTCAATTCATTGAGCAGCAGGAAAAGCTTAAGCATGCTGTTGGGTTGCATTTTATCAATGATAGCAATAATggctacaacagcagcagtagcagcatcAGCAGTGAAAGCatcgtcaacaacaacaacaacagcgcaaGCCAACTCAACAGAAACAGcacgccagcagcagcagcggcagcaaacacaacatcagcaacaacaacaacaacacccgCCAACGTAAACGGCCATAACGGTCTGACTAACGGTACGGCTGCAGCGCtgagtaacagcagcagcaacaccaatgGGCAGAGCAGTCCACGCAGTCAATTAGTTGTTACTCATGATTATGAGTATGTTGGCAACAACGGCATCACCACCACCAATGGACAATTGGAATCAACGGGGGGACGCAGCAGCGAAGGTCGCGCCATTGTTTCGG aggATGAAAATTCCTCGTCAAACTtgaactccaactccaactccttCTCCCTAccatcacaacaacaacaacaagtagccagagcaacaccaacagcagcggcagcagcaacagcaacaacaacagctgccacAAAGTTGGCGGGTCGCTTTGATGGCTCCGCTTTTGTGGTGCTTGCACCTGGAACGGGATCGGGTTCAGGTTCAGGTTCGGGTTCGGGGTCAGCAACACCTTCGACTTTGACCTCGACTCCTGTTCaggtgcaacaacagcaacagcaaccgatTGCGGCAACGCTGAAGCATAAGTGGGCCACCACGGCGACGGCTGCCGCCTCTGAGTTACCGCGCAAGTATTTCATGCTAGACGCCAAAGGCGCctttgccacagccacagcgaACGCAACCGCAAACGCGAcggcaacagccacagcaaacGCAACGGCAACCACAACGTCAGCAGCAACgccagcagcggcagcaacaacagcggctgCACTTTCAACGAGCTTGATCGGTTTGGCAAATTTCCCGCGCCAAGTGATCGTACACAAGTCACAAATACCACTCACTCCACCCCCGGTGGCCACCCGCAAGGTGGTCGAGCCAGCCAGAATTCGATCGTACTCAATGTCCTCCCATAAACTTTCAGCACAAACGCAGAGTGTGCTCATCGGAGGATCGGAGGATGCGCACATGAGCTTTGTCGGCTCAGCCTCTGCTCAGCGCAGCGCCAACAGCGCCAACTCTGCCGCCTATCGACAGATACTCaatgcccagcagcagcagcaacaggcggcagcagcagcggcagcagtcTCCTCATCGGCGCCAGTCACCGGATCTCAGCTGACCGCCCACGGTGGACGCCGACGAACCATCAGCTCCAATAGCAATGG GGCTGGCACGCGCGATATGCACAACAAGCTGGAAAAGAATCGACGATTCCATCTCAAGTGTTGCTACGAAGTGCTAAAGAACGAGCTGCCGCTCAAGGATGAGGATCGCAAAAAGACATCAAATTTGACAATACTCGACAAGGCGCACAAATATGTCAAG CAACTGTCAAAGTCCGCTAGTGATCAGGAGGCGCAAATCGAGCAGCTTGCCAAGCAAAAGATTGAGCTACAGAAGCGTCTAAACAGCCTGAGACGTCCGGCGGATTCCCAGAGCATTCCACAGAACGATAAAG ATGAGGCCGTTTGCCTGGcgaccacagcaacaacatcagcatcattATCGCCAGCATCGGGATCGGGATCAGCTGGAGGACGCAATGCAGCGCCGCCAATACTGTTCGATGGCACCACCGCGACCGTTTGTGCCACCGGT CTTCAGACTGGTGTGCCAACAACGACAATGTCATCTGTGATAAGCAAGAGCAACGCCAGCAAGCACAACACCAACAcgaatggcaacggcaacagcatcaacagcaatgCCGCCGTCAGTTATCAATTGAAtcccgccgccgccgccgctgcagctgttgcaatTGGCGCACTGAAGAACAGCAAATCGAACGGCAGCATTAGCAACGGCAACATCAacggcaacatcaacagcaacagcaacaatgttaCCTCCGCTGCAGTCAGCTATTCACAGAATCAAAGTCCCGCCACAGTTGTTGCCATGGGTCTGCTCAAGAATAGCAGCAGCCTTTTGaccagcaacaaccacagcagcagcaaccacagcggcagcaacagcagcagcagcagcaatggctcACCGATAGCAACGTCCACATCGCAGCAGAGCAGCCCGGCTGGCAGTCCAAATGTGGTTGTTGgtgccaccaacaacaacagcaacaacaccacatTGATGACGACGACACGTGGATCGCCAACGCCATCGACGCCATCGCCATCACCAAGCTCGTCGTCGAGCGGCGTCTCCTCATCGGCCTCCTTCATTGGctcctcatcgtcatcatcatcgtcgtcgtcatcgtcgtcatcatcatcgtcatcgtccagctcatcatcgtcatcgtcgtcctCCTCGTCGGCGGGGTCATcgccacccacacacacacaatcggcgacaacgacgacgacgacgcactTGCTGGGCGCCACACGTAGCGCGAACATCAAGTTCCATGCCAGCGGCCCAGGCGGTGCCCTTAACGGTGGCGCCACCATTGTCACGGCGACAGCACCAAgtgctgcaacagttgcagccgCAAATG
- the LOC132795757 gene encoding serine-rich adhesin for platelets isoform X2: MSQGGITSLLIAAQFIEQQEKLKHAVGLHFINDSNNGYNSSSSSISSESIVNNNNNSASQLNRNSTPAAAAAANTTSATTTTTPANVNGHNGLTNGTAAALSNSSSNTNGQSSPRSQLVVTHDYEYVGNNGITTTNGQLESTGGRSSEGRAIVSAQTQSVLIGGSEDAHMSFVGSASAQRSANSANSAAYRQILNAQQQQQQAAAAAAAVSSSAPVTGSQLTAHGGRRRTISSNSNGAGTRDMHNKLEKNRRFHLKCCYEVLKNELPLKDEDRKKTSNLTILDKAHKYVKQLSKSASDQEAQIEQLAKQKIELQKRLNSLRRPADSQSIPQNDKDEAVCLATTATTSASLSPASGSGSAGGRNAAPPILFDGTTATVCATGLQTGVPTTTMSSVISKSNASKHNTNTNGNGNSINSNAAVSYQLNPAAAAAAAVAIGALKNSKSNGSISNGNINGNINSNSNNVTSAAVSYSQNQSPATVVAMGLLKNSSSLLTSNNHSSSNHSGSNSSSSSNGSPIATSTSQQSSPAGSPNVVVGATNNNSNNTTLMTTTRGSPTPSTPSPSPSSSSSGVSSSASFIGSSSSSSSSSSSSSSSSSSSSSSSSSSSSSSAGSSPPTHTQSATTTTTTHLLGATRSANIKFHASGPGGALNGGATIVTATAPSAATVAAANAHSAGFHQADKDRNYNFLIRSGTAAQ, translated from the exons ATGTCACAGGGCGGCATTACATCGCTACTGATAGCTGCTCAATTCATTGAGCAGCAGGAAAAGCTTAAGCATGCTGTTGGGTTGCATTTTATCAATGATAGCAATAATggctacaacagcagcagtagcagcatcAGCAGTGAAAGCatcgtcaacaacaacaacaacagcgcaaGCCAACTCAACAGAAACAGcacgccagcagcagcagcggcagcaaacacaacatcagcaacaacaacaacaacacccgCCAACGTAAACGGCCATAACGGTCTGACTAACGGTACGGCTGCAGCGCtgagtaacagcagcagcaacaccaatgGGCAGAGCAGTCCACGCAGTCAATTAGTTGTTACTCATGATTATGAGTATGTTGGCAACAACGGCATCACCACCACCAATGGACAATTGGAATCAACGGGGGGACGCAGCAGCGAAGGTCGCGCCATTGTTTCGG CACAAACGCAGAGTGTGCTCATCGGAGGATCGGAGGATGCGCACATGAGCTTTGTCGGCTCAGCCTCTGCTCAGCGCAGCGCCAACAGCGCCAACTCTGCCGCCTATCGACAGATACTCaatgcccagcagcagcagcaacaggcggcagcagcagcggcagcagtcTCCTCATCGGCGCCAGTCACCGGATCTCAGCTGACCGCCCACGGTGGACGCCGACGAACCATCAGCTCCAATAGCAATGG GGCTGGCACGCGCGATATGCACAACAAGCTGGAAAAGAATCGACGATTCCATCTCAAGTGTTGCTACGAAGTGCTAAAGAACGAGCTGCCGCTCAAGGATGAGGATCGCAAAAAGACATCAAATTTGACAATACTCGACAAGGCGCACAAATATGTCAAG CAACTGTCAAAGTCCGCTAGTGATCAGGAGGCGCAAATCGAGCAGCTTGCCAAGCAAAAGATTGAGCTACAGAAGCGTCTAAACAGCCTGAGACGTCCGGCGGATTCCCAGAGCATTCCACAGAACGATAAAG ATGAGGCCGTTTGCCTGGcgaccacagcaacaacatcagcatcattATCGCCAGCATCGGGATCGGGATCAGCTGGAGGACGCAATGCAGCGCCGCCAATACTGTTCGATGGCACCACCGCGACCGTTTGTGCCACCGGT CTTCAGACTGGTGTGCCAACAACGACAATGTCATCTGTGATAAGCAAGAGCAACGCCAGCAAGCACAACACCAACAcgaatggcaacggcaacagcatcaacagcaatgCCGCCGTCAGTTATCAATTGAAtcccgccgccgccgccgctgcagctgttgcaatTGGCGCACTGAAGAACAGCAAATCGAACGGCAGCATTAGCAACGGCAACATCAacggcaacatcaacagcaacagcaacaatgttaCCTCCGCTGCAGTCAGCTATTCACAGAATCAAAGTCCCGCCACAGTTGTTGCCATGGGTCTGCTCAAGAATAGCAGCAGCCTTTTGaccagcaacaaccacagcagcagcaaccacagcggcagcaacagcagcagcagcagcaatggctcACCGATAGCAACGTCCACATCGCAGCAGAGCAGCCCGGCTGGCAGTCCAAATGTGGTTGTTGgtgccaccaacaacaacagcaacaacaccacatTGATGACGACGACACGTGGATCGCCAACGCCATCGACGCCATCGCCATCACCAAGCTCGTCGTCGAGCGGCGTCTCCTCATCGGCCTCCTTCATTGGctcctcatcgtcatcatcatcgtcgtcgtcatcgtcgtcatcatcatcgtcatcgtccagctcatcatcgtcatcgtcgtcctCCTCGTCGGCGGGGTCATcgccacccacacacacacaatcggcgacaacgacgacgacgacgcactTGCTGGGCGCCACACGTAGCGCGAACATCAAGTTCCATGCCAGCGGCCCAGGCGGTGCCCTTAACGGTGGCGCCACCATTGTCACGGCGACAGCACCAAgtgctgcaacagttgcagccgCAAATG